The DNA region GTCGCCGAGCGCCGTGGTGCCGTTGTCGCCGACCTTCGTGTACACGCGGTTGATGCGAACGACCATGAAGCCGACTCTACCGGCCCGGCGTAAGGCAAATCCGGGCGAGAGGGCATGATTGGCGCCCATGAGCGAGCACTTCGACGTGCACGGCGGAGCACGGCTGGTCGGCGAGGTCGACGTGGTCGGGGCCAAGAACAGCGTGCTGAAACTGATGGCCGCGGCCCTGCTGGCCGAGGGTACGACGACCATCACGAACTGCCCCCAGATCCTGGACGTTCCCCTGATGGGCGACGTCCTGCGCAGTGTCGGCTGCGACGTCGTCATCGACGGTGACACCGCCAAGATCACCACCCCGGCCGAGCTGTCGCACCGGGCCGATTCGGCCGCGATGGGCAAGCTGCGCGCGTCGGTGTGCGTGCTGGGACCGCTGGTCGGACGGCTCAAGCAGGCCGTCGTGGCGCTGCCGGGCGGGGACGCCATCGGTTCGCGGCCGCTGGACATGCACCAGAACGGCCTGCGCAAGCTGGGTGCCACCAGCACCATCGAGCACGGCTGTGTCGTGGCGAAGGCCGACGGGCTGCGCGGCGCGCAGATCTGGCTGGACTTCCCGAGCGTCGGCGCCACCGAGAACATCCTGATGGCCGCCGTGCTCGCCGAGGGCACCACGGTCATCGACAACGCCGCGCGCGAGCCCGAGATCGTCGACATCTGCACGATGCTGACCGAGATGGGCGCGAAGGTCGAAGGCGCGGGCACCTCGACCCTGACCGTCGAGGGCGTCGAGAAGCTGCACCCCACCGAGCATCGCGTGATCGGCGACCGGATCGTCGGCGCGACCTGGGCGTTCGCCGCCGCGATGACCCGCGGCGACCTGACCGTCCGCGGCGTCAACCCGCACTACCTCGACCTGGTCCTCGACAAGCTCCGCCTGGCGGGCGCCGAGGTCGAGACGTTCGACGACAAGGGCTTCCGCATCGTCCAGAACGAGCGCCCGAAGGCCGTCGACTGGGTGACGCTGCCGTACCCCGGTTTCGCGACCGACCTGCAGCCGTTCGCGGTGGCGTTGTCGGCGGTTTCCGAAGGCACGTCGATGATCACGGAGAACATCTACGAGGCCCGGTTCCGGTTCATCGAAGAGATGATGCGGCTTTCCGGCGACGCGCGCACCGACGGGCACCACGCCGTCGTCCGCGGCGTGGAGAAGCTTTCGAGCGCTCCGGTGTGGGCGGCGGACATCCGTGCCGGCGCCGGGCTCGTGCTGGCCGGGCTCTGCGCGGACGGCGTCACCGAGGTCTGGGACGTCTTCCACATCGACCGCGGTTACCCGCATTTCGTCGAGAACCTGAACCGGCTCGGCGCCCGCATCGAACGCGTCGCGGGCGAACCCGAGCGGGCTTGAGCGAAGTTGCAGAGTTGCTGGTCGGCGCCGCTCCCAGAAGGGCGACCGACGTGAGGGGTGTGTGGATATAGGGACATTGAACGTCCCTATATCCACACACCCCTCACTAGCGGTAACACTTGCGCGCCGCCGGCCACAGCGAGCGACGTGACCGGCGACGTCCTGCGACTTTGCCGAGCCTCGGCGTTAAGCGCGATCAGGGCAGGGCGACGAATGGCGCGAGGAAGTCCCGCGACGTCGGCGAGTCCAGCCGGTAGGTGACGTTGGTGGCGTAGCAAGGGCCGTCACCGGTGATGGTCGTCGACACGAGGACGCGCTGACCGCCGATCGTGGCGAAGTTCGGCCCGCCGGAGTCGCCGTAGCAGGCGCCGCCGTTGCCCTGGGGCGCCGTCATCGCGAGCCGCACCCAGGTCTTGTTGAGCGCGTCGAAGGTGACGGGCGCCTTCATCCGGACGCCGCCGCCGGGATGCGTGTGCCCGCCCGGCCCGTTCACGGCTTCCTGCGTGCCGTAGCCCGCGACCACGAACGGCGTCGAGTTCAGTCCCTGCGGGCCGAGCTTGTCGAGCTGACCGGCGCTGGGCAGCTTCGCGGGGGTGAAGCTCCAGCGTGCGGCGACCTGCTTCGCGGGCAGCTGGACGACGGCGATGTCGTGCGAGTCGGCCGAGTTGCCGGGGTAGCCGGGCTCGTTGTGCGCGACGCCCTCGACGGCGACGGCCTTGGCGACCGCCGCCGGGTCGCCGGGGTACTTCTTCGCGGCCGCGTCGAGTCCCGCTTGCACGTCCTGGTCGAGCGAGACGAAGAACCGCACGTTGGCGGGCCAATCGGTGGTGCAGTGCGCGGCGGTGAGGAACGTGTCGGCGTCGATCATGGTGCCGGAGCACACCCAGTCGACCCGGTCGGGTGTGGCGGGGTCGCCGTCGTTGTCCCAGGTGGCGACGAGCGCGCCGACCTCGGTGCGCTCGGGCGCCGGGGTGGCGTTGTAGGAGTTGATCGCGGTCGCGGCGGTGGCGCCGCCCAGCAGCAGGGCGGCGGCCATCGCCGCGACGGTGGCGGCGGGGGTGAACCTCACGAACGGCCTCCTCGGCTAGATGCTTCTGGAGACGGGATTCAACGTGGTGGACGCGGGAAAGTCACCCGCCGAAAGTAGTCACGCGTTCCCGCGCCGCCGGGTTCCGGCGTAGAGCGCGGCACCGCCCGCGGCCAGCGCGCCCAGCCCGGTCAGCAATACGGGTTCGAGATCGAAACCGGTCTTG from Amycolatopsis sp. EV170708-02-1 includes:
- the murA gene encoding UDP-N-acetylglucosamine 1-carboxyvinyltransferase, translating into MSEHFDVHGGARLVGEVDVVGAKNSVLKLMAAALLAEGTTTITNCPQILDVPLMGDVLRSVGCDVVIDGDTAKITTPAELSHRADSAAMGKLRASVCVLGPLVGRLKQAVVALPGGDAIGSRPLDMHQNGLRKLGATSTIEHGCVVAKADGLRGAQIWLDFPSVGATENILMAAVLAEGTTVIDNAAREPEIVDICTMLTEMGAKVEGAGTSTLTVEGVEKLHPTEHRVIGDRIVGATWAFAAAMTRGDLTVRGVNPHYLDLVLDKLRLAGAEVETFDDKGFRIVQNERPKAVDWVTLPYPGFATDLQPFAVALSAVSEGTSMITENIYEARFRFIEEMMRLSGDARTDGHHAVVRGVEKLSSAPVWAADIRAGAGLVLAGLCADGVTEVWDVFHIDRGYPHFVENLNRLGARIERVAGEPERA
- a CDS encoding trypsin-like serine protease, with product MRFTPAATVAAMAAALLLGGATAATAINSYNATPAPERTEVGALVATWDNDGDPATPDRVDWVCSGTMIDADTFLTAAHCTTDWPANVRFFVSLDQDVQAGLDAAAKKYPGDPAAVAKAVAVEGVAHNEPGYPGNSADSHDIAVVQLPAKQVAARWSFTPAKLPSAGQLDKLGPQGLNSTPFVVAGYGTQEAVNGPGGHTHPGGGVRMKAPVTFDALNKTWVRLAMTAPQGNGGACYGDSGGPNFATIGGQRVLVSTTITGDGPCYATNVTYRLDSPTSRDFLAPFVALP